The following DNA comes from Bos indicus isolate NIAB-ARS_2022 breed Sahiwal x Tharparkar chromosome 3, NIAB-ARS_B.indTharparkar_mat_pri_1.0, whole genome shotgun sequence.
CCCTCAGGTGTGTGAAGCCAACCCCAGTGGCTCCCTCCCCTCTTGTCTCCCATCCCCACCATGAGCTTTTGGGAAAGGTAGACAGGGGTGTCACACCTGTTATGGTGGAAAGGTGTATGGAGGGGAGTGCCCTGCTCTCAACATCAAGGGTTTCTTCCCCAGAGTGCCAGGGGGAGATATCCCTGCCCTCAGGGCCGGGAATCTAGGCCATCGGCCACAGTTGTCCAGGGGCACATATGTGGCCCGGGAACGGACCGGCCCGGGTGCGCCGGGTGGGGATGGCGTGTCCCCAGAGGCCTCCACGTCTCCAGAGGCCTCCATTGCAGCGGCAGCGGCCTGGGGCCTGGAGGGCCTCTCCGAGGAGATGACACCAACGGGACCCCCGGGCGGGCGCGCTCACTGGCGGGCGACCGGCGGGTCGGCGGGAGCGGCCGGGCCTAGCGGACCCCATGCGGGGCGGGGAGCGGCCGGGGCGCACCCCTCCACCACAGGCGCAGGGCGCTGGCTAGGGGCAGCCAGGCTCCCCCACGGCTCTGCGAGCCCCGAAGAGCGGACTGAGGCCCTCGGAGAATGGCCACTCCACATCACCGCTCTCAGAAACCATGCCGGGGCCAATTTCTGTCCCTGAAATCTTTGGGACGCGGAGGGAATCGGGGTCTCGCCCTGCGCCTCGCCCTGCGCCTGAACTTCGGGCTGACACTGGGGTCCCCAGTGCCCCTCCGCCGCGGAAAGGTGACGGGTTGAAGGCCGTAAAAATTAAGTCAATATTCGTATTGAGCCACGGCTATGGGTTTCGCCTCTTGGGCTGAGAACGGCGGTGAGCGCGGCGCCCGGCGGCTTCTCAAACCTGCTCCCCGGCCTCCACTCGGGAGGCTGAGGCTGGCGAAGCCACggcttctcttctctcccctgGCGGCTGGTTCGGCGGCCGCGAGGGCTCGGTGACCGCACTCGCCCGCTCCGCACCCCTGGGTCACCTCTGGCCTATCCGCGGCCTTCTCCGGAGGGGCCCGACCGCTCGCGTCCGGACGGGCGCTTCGGGTCGGAAAAGGGGCCGCGCGCGGAACGGGCCGGGCTTGGGGGCGCGGTCCGCGGTGCTGGAGTGGGCCCAGGGTTCCCTCCCGCCCCTCCCGCGCCCGGCGGGCCGCATCCCACCCCCAAGGCGGGGAGGTGCCCGGGGCTCACCCCCCACCGCGGGCCGGcccccccccgacccccgcccccccgcctccccgcctccccgcctccccacaACTGGCCGGCGTTCCTCGGGGTGGGGCGGTGGTCGGGTCCCGCCCCCTCCGACCCCGCCCGGAGAGGGAGGTGCCGGCCCGCGAGCGCCCACAGCCCGCCTCCGCCTCCCAGCCCGGCGCTGCCCGGAAGCCGGCTCCGCTAGCTGGGTTTCTGTCCCCGTCTGGAAGATCGCGCCCCGAACCCGATCTCTGGGCGCTCCGCTTCTTTTCAGGTCGGGGGATGCTTGGAGGGAAACGCGTCCCCTCCCCCGGCGGTCGTCGATTTAGGGAATGAAGATTTTATGCAAAGCCACCCATATCCGCACTCACTGACCCTCCTCCGGCgcccctctcctcctctggcCAAAGTTTGCCAGCTTCCCAGATACTGGTTAGGCTGAACAGAAGGGAAGAGGTTAGATGTCTAAGGTGGAAATTAGGTTTTCTCGAATCGGTAACCCAATTGGAGCTATTGCTCTATTTAAAACCTGGTGAGCTGCTGCTGGATGGCTCTGGTCCTTCCAGCTTGAGGAGGCCCGGGACAGGGGGTGTTTATGCGGTGCTGGTCTCAGACCAGCTGCTCGGCCACTGCGGGCAGGAGGGTCCCTCTATAAACAGTCAAATCTGGACATACTTATGAGACCCAAGAATtggtcttttttctctctttcttgctccttttttttttttttttttttttattcacaagACTGAGATTGTTTTAATGTCATAACTTATAGGAAAAATAAACTACATTGAAATAAATTAAACACAACGGAGACGTGCTTCAGACAGGGCTCATAGGATATGCAACCCCAGGAAAGAAAGCCAGGCAAAAACCAAAGCAAAGCGAATTTCCAGGCTGCCCCCCCAAAACGTCTGCTTCTCAGTCAACTAAAAAAGCcagaatagaaacaaaaataagtggTGACCGTGTTTGTTCTTGCACATGATGTTTACCTTTGGAAAAGTGTGGAAAGGTGGCTGCTGTGCGTGGCAAGTTGCAGTGGAGGCTTTGTTTTCTTCGGGGAATGTAGGTGGAGGAGGTTACTGGGCAGTTTGGTCCTGTAACTTTCAAAATACGGCAGCTGAGATCCAATCTATATAGATATCTATGTACAAAGTAGGatagtataataaatatttagtgtGTCTTCCAGGTGTAGCTGTAGCTCCTTCAAAAGCAGTCTTTCAAGCTCGTTAATGGATATACTCTCAATTTGCTTGGGATGTCCAAAGTTGGGGGGTGACTCTGAGTTTTGCTTCAGACATGGTGGAGCCCACCATGGGTTCCCTCCCCGAAGCTGTGGCTTCTCCACGGTGGTCCAGGCCGAGGCTCGCCCTGGGCCCTCAGGGCCGGGCCTGCTCCAGCTGCTGATGCTGACTTCTGATAGCGAACCTGCTGACGTGGACGGGTATGGGGACGACGATCTTGGGGTTCCTGGAGGGCTCCCCTGTCTTGGAATTGGCATTGCCGGCCTTCACCCGTTTCCACTTGGCCCGGCGGTTCTGGAACCAGATTTTCACCTGCACCTCGCTGAGTTTGAGGGCATGCGCGATCTGCGAGCGCTCGGTCAGCGAGAGGTACTTTTTGCAGTGGAACTCCTTCTCCAGCTCCAGGAGCTGCTCGCTGGTGAAGGCAGTCCGCCGCCGCCGGTTCTTGCCCGTGGACGTGGTGCTGCCCGCGGCGCCGCCACTCGGCGGGGTTTCCTCCAGCGCGTGGCCGGGGTCCTCCTCCTTGTGAGCCGCCTGGCCAGTCAGATTGTCATCCGAGCTGTAGTCCAGATCGCTCTCTAGCGAGAAGCTCTCCTCCTTGCCCTTCGGGTCGTCTTCCACCTTTGACTCGTCTTTCCCTTGCCCTCTGACAGCCCCGACTGAAAGCAAAACCAAACGGCATTTTATTACATTTCGCACACTGGCCTGCCTTCCCCGTTCCCACCGTCACTCGGGCAttcccccccccacctcccgcaACTCCCCCCTTAGCGGATTGTCTTTCTATGACATTAACACATTGTGATTTCCTGGCCTTTGAGGGgtagagaggggaggggaggcgtgAGAAAGCTCAGGGGAGAGGAGGCGACAGTACAGGCGACGGCCCTTTGCCCAGAACCATCACTCAAGGGGCCGCCGGGCCTCCTCCGCACCCTCCCAGTCTCCTGCAGCTTAATGCAGAAGTTAGCAGACGGCGTGAGGCCCGAGAGAGCGTCCTCTTTGTCCCCGGGGAGGGGGCTGGATGAGGGCTAAGGGGAAGTTCACCATTTATcctgcctctcccctctccacccaCTCCTCACCCAGCCTGAAAATTCTGTGAACTTCAATTTCATCGCACCCAGAGCCGGGGGGCGCAGGGAGGTGCAGACCCCAGACAGTGTCGGGTTTGGGGTCAAAGAGAAGTTTCGTAGCCTCAGGAGAAGTTCCCACCAGACACCCCAGCACACTAACGCCGTTCCCCTAGGCAAGCGACAAGCCCGGAAAAGGGGGTTAATAGGTCTGGGCGCCCTCAGGCACACGCACTGCAGAGATGCGCAGCCCAGCCCTCTTGCCCTGGAGGCTGAAACCTACCCGGGACCCCAGGTCACAGCGCCGGGGGCTGGGCGGCGTGCAAGACTCCACCAAACTCGCCGGCGGAGAGATTTGCGGCTCCGCGCAGAAGCTGGCCACGGGGCGCTAAATGCACGCcccccttcccccccacccccacctccccactcaTTGCGTGGCTCTAAAAGACCACCCCCCGTCCCCGCGGAGGCTCCTCTGGCGCAGCTCGGCCGCATCTTCCCGCTCCTCTGGCcgggggaggcgggggcgggggtcccACGGGGGCATGGCCCCATCCCCTCTGTCCCCCGAGGGAACCCGGAGCTGGCGCGCCCCCGCGCCCGGGTCGCGCGCGCCGCCGACTCACCGAGCGACGCCTGCACAGCCTCGGCCGCGGAGAAGGCCAGCATCGAGCCCTCCTTGGCCAAGAAGCCTTTGCCGTCCTCCGCGTCGGCTTGCAGCGCCTCCGGCTTGTCGAAGTTGCTGCCGCCGCCGGGCAGCTGCTGCGGCGCGAACTTCCGGGCGGCGGCCGCCTCCTGGTGCTGGGGGGACGCCGAGAAGCCGCCTGGCAGCGTGGCCATGAGCGTGGAGGTGAGCGCCATGCCCTGGGCCAAGCTGGAGCAGAAGCCGGTGGGCAGGCTGGGGATCTGGTGGTGCGGGTGCGCGGGCGGCAGCGCCGGCTGCAGCGCGGCCTGGGGGagcgccggcggcggcggcggcggcggcggcagcaccACCGGCCGGTAGGGCATGAACATGGGGTAGCCGGTGTAGACGAAATGGCCGGGGCTGGGCTGCGGCGGGCTGCCGATCAGCGAGTCTATGCTGAAGGCGGTGCTACTCCCCAGCGGGCGCTGCATCATCATCAGCGACGGCGGGAACGCTGCGCTCATAGACGCGCTCGGGAGAGGCCCGCGAGAGGCGAAACGTCCCCGCGCCGCGCCGCCGCCGGGAAGCCCCCCGGGCGCCCGGAGCGCAGCTTGGAGTCACGAGCAGGGGCCGAGCGGGACCCGGAGAGCAGGTGCCCACCTCCCCCGTCagtcctgggccctctgcatgCCGCTGGCAGGCGCGAGTGCGGGCGGTGCGCGGGGGTGAGGCCGTGCGCCCTGGAGTGGAGCGGGCGCCCGGGCCCTCCCCGCGAGGGCTTTCTCCGGAGCTGCTGCCTGCCGTGGGCCCCGCGTCCGGAGCCCTGGCGCGTAGCTCCTGCGGCCCTCGGCCCGGGCCCGCAGCCGTCGGCGCGTCCGTCTGTCTGGCTGGCTGTCGGTCGCCTCCGGCTAGCCGCTGGGGGAGCGCGCGCGAAGCCGGCGCACTTGTCCTCCGCGGGCGCCGCTAGCACCTTTAAATCGCGCTCTTCTTTCTCATTCACATTTTGCCTGCTGCCGGGCCAGGCTCCGCTCACGTGGGGCCTGGAGCCGCCGCCGATTGGCTGCCACCAGGAGTGGGCGGGGCGAAGACGGGACTCCGCCCCTTCCACCGGGACTGGCCGCGAGCTGGCTGTGGGCGCAGCCAGCGCAGCGCGCGGGCCCGCGAACCCGAGCGTGTGCGCCCGGCCGGCTCCGCGCAAACTTGAAAGGGGCGATTGGCACCTCCGAAGCTCGAAACTCGGGTCTCGGCGGCATcatcggggggggggggggctccgaGGGTAGCATTCGGGGCTAAACCAcgggttattttctttcttttatacatGCAAGGGAAGGAAACCtgctggatgctgctgctgctgctgctgctgctgctgcgcccGGGGTTCGGGCGAGGTTCCCCGAGTTGGGGGCGAGGCCCTTGCCCTTTCAGGTCCGCCCCCTAGGGCGCCTGCCCGGGAGCTGGCAACCCTTTGCTCGCTGCGGGGAACCCTCCAGGTTTCTCACGGCGCCCCGGCATCCCCAGCGGCGCGGGGAGGTGGCCGGTTCCCCCATCCCGAGCCGGGCCCGCCCGCGAGCGATCCCTTCTCATTTTTCATGACATTCTTAATCATCGCACCTATTTACACACTTTGCCGGCGCGCACCAAAATAACAGCCACAATAATTATGATAATAAAGCGAGTCCTTTATCTGCTCCATCCTCGGGGAGGAAGGGGGGAGTTGCTGCGCCGCCGGATTGTATAACGTGAGATTATCCTGATGAAAGCTTTATGATGTTTGCTCAAATAAAAGCTGCGTTTTGTAAATAGGCGCTAATTAAGCACGTTGAGAACGGAGGGAGCGCTCACCCCGGCGCCACCGCCCGGTTTCCAGCGCGAGGACTCGAGGGCGCGCGGTTCCCCTCTGCCTACTGCAGGATGGAGCACGTTCCCTCGGGATGATTTCCCTGTCTCgacaatggtaaaaaaaaaaaaaaaaaatcaaaacccagAATTTGGGAGTAAGGGAATTGGCGGAGAGGGAGTGGGTGCCAGGAAAGTTCTTATCCCCTTCAGCATGGTAAAAACACAAACTTTCAGCTCTTGTGTTCCGTTTTAAAATGTAATCGTTTCGTGGCAAGGGTAAAAGGTGCAAAGCGCACCAGCGCGCGCGGGGCTTCCACGAGCCTCCAGGGCCTCAGCTCTTACTTCCCGGGTCTAAACGTTTGCCCGAAACGGCCGACAGGCCCCGGGCCccgggaggagaggagagaagggcaTTGTTACGCCGGTCATTGAAAATCAGCTCACGCCAAGGAGCTAGTGGTTGGGGAGTTGGCCCGTGTTGGACGTGTGTTATGTATCACTTACAAGCACATTTAATTGGGAGATAAAGATAAATCGATCTTTATGAATTTATCGACCCGATTCTTTGACGCTCTCTTTTTCGCTCTTCTTTCTCCGGCTTTAACCTGAAGGCCCCTCGAGGGGACGTCTTAATTCCGGGCCACCATCTCAGCCGGGAGTCTGGTCGGGGACCCGCTGCCCACCCAAGGGGCCCTGAAGGAGCGAGGGAAGGGTGCCTCCTCAGCGCCCCGGAGTGCTGAGAAAACTCGCTGGCCCCTTTGCCTGCCGCCTTCCTcctcgcccccgccccccgccccaccaccacCCGGACAAAGACGTCTCCGGCGCGTTTCCCCACTCCAGGCCGCAGTAATAGATGGCTCCGGCAGCAGGCGGCTTGAAAGGAATTCATTAGGACGCTGCCTGTACTGCCTCCACTCCCTTCACGCCCAGACCCCGAGGTGGCTTAGGCGGAGCGAGGGAAAATGAATTCCCGTTGGGATGGAGGCACGGGGAAGGAGGCGTGTGTAGGCTCTGTAAGCACGTCCTTTCTTCACTTCTGCAAAAgaaccagaagaaaagaaaaaaagaaaaaatcgaAGCCCAGGGCAAAAGGCTGCTTTCTTTATGAGCATAATAAATACTGCCTCTCATTATGAGATACTTAACAGACACACCGTCTTGGGAACGGTTACCTTGTTTTCTGAATACTAAGGGGAAAAAACGCGCGGACTGCTTGCTCGTTTTACATTGATACAGCCGGGTCCCTTCGCTGCTTGACACTGGCATGTCTGTATAAGCTGTTGCTCATTTTAACAAATTTGCCATCCACTTTCCTCTTTTGGCATAAAAACGTTGTTCTATGGACTTCCGTCTTTTGATTACCCTCTGAGAGAGAGAGGTGCCTTTGATTATTTTGGTGATCATTCTGCCTTTAAAGTTCAGCAAGAAGATTTAGGTCTGTTGAATTATAACTCCACTTGAAACAATTTGATGGTGTATTATTTGCCTCCATAAATTGCCGTGGAAAGTATTGACTATAGGGGTTATAATACTAATCTCCTTTTATTAGTGAGTTCAGAGAAGTCTCATcgatatgaatttttatttactcGTGTGCTTTTTCTGGAATGCAATGCAGCCATATTTTCTCATCTAATGCTTAACTGCTTAGAAAACGACTGTTGGCGTCATAAAAGGATCCCTGTGTTTCGCCGTGATTAACAAGATTCATTCGGGGCACCTCAGCAACCTGCAAAGCGTTCAGAGCGCGGCGACAGTGGATAATAAAAGCCTTTAGAGTTTTTCCTCCGCTCCGTGGAGAGATTTATGAGCAGCGAGAGACAGGTACATGGCTTAGCCATCCTTCGGATTCCGATCTGCCTAGCTGGCGACTGCCTCAAACTGCAGCGCCCTCGGTAATTCAGCGGCCCAGGCTGCGCGGGAAAACCGTCCGGCACACATCTTTGCAACTTTCCTGTAAGagtccctcccccgcccccgccccacttTCTCCTACGAGGAAGACCGAAAGACGCATCCGTAGGGCGATCCGGGTCCTCCAACTCCAGTGAACTTCGGCGAACTTCTTTTCCCGGGGAACCTCCCGCCCGCCGGGATGAAGTTGGCCCAGCCCCTGGACACTTTCCTCGGCCTGTGCCAGGCTGGTGTCAAGACCGTATTAGGCCACTTAAAACATCAGACGTCAGTAAATGTGACGGTAATTAAGCTGTCGCCACGCTTCGGGGCTGGTCCAGTCAGCTTTTGCACGCAGGTGTATGGATGGAGCCTGAGTATAACATGCTCAGTGCACAAGTGAATGAATATTCATGCCGCTGACTCGCGGTGGCCTGCCGAGTCCAGCCCGGAGGAGGAAGCACAGCGAACCGCCGCGCTGCCACGCTGCCGCCAGGGTCGAGGTCGCGGGTGGTCGTGGAAAGAAGGCAGTGGGAGCCCCGGGTCTCCGAGGGAGCCGAGAAGCCCGCGGGCCTGGCGTGTAGGGCGCTCCCGCCCGGCGCCCAGTCCCAGGCTTCAGGCCGGTTTCTCAGGCAACCACGTTGTTTTTATTTATAGGGACTTTGAGTGGCCTGATCGTTTGGTCATTGCCGCAGCCCTTGCTCCTGGCAATAGTTGGGAAATAGCTTGGGATGGGTTTTATTTATGGAAGGGCAATTGGGATTCACACCCAGCTAACCCAGAACAGTCCCTCCCAAGCCCAAGACGAACTTACAAAGGGGTGCTTGTGTAAAATTCCCCATCAGACACACCAATTTGCAAGTAGCAGAAAGCATTGAAGCCTCAtcttttttaactattttattcagcctttttttttttttttttttaatctgaaagccCAAAATAGACTCCATGTGGTTCTAAGTGAAGTCAGCCCTTGGCTGGCTTTGAAATAGCTCCTGCAATTATGTAAAAGAGCCATTCACCAACAGGACGGAATTAAAAGGGATCTCGCCCGCTTCCCTTTCATTGCCAACCTCTCATGTTTGGCTTTTCAAAGCACTTCCAACACGATGTCTTTCTCCAGGACAAAAGGCAGAACAAAAAAAGTCCCCAAACTTGTAAATTGAACGTCAAGGGAACTTTAAACAATTTAAAGCCCataaataatgataaaggggACTGGCAAAAAAGGCAAACCCATTCAATTAATAGAGTTTCCCAAGCAAAGATCAAgtggtttataaaataaaagtctttGGTTTCATTATTCTGCTCCTTGGCCCTGCAGAAAGCAGGacggatttctttttttttttttctttccaaagcgCCTTGAAGAAGAAACACTTTACAGGACCGTGTGTGCAGCGGCATTCTTAGGTAGAAAGTTTTGCTTTGTGTCCCCCACCTTCAAAACTGCATAAACAAAACCACCAACAAGAAacctgaagactttttttttttttttgcatatcctTGGAAGAGTTGGAAATTGTTCCCCCTGGCCCTGCAGGCGGGGAAACATGACCCTCACACCTGCGCCGCCCTTCCCTCCCCAGCGCGGAGAAACTCACGGAGCCACGGCCGTGTGGCCCTCGAGCGGAGCCCGGGTGGGATCTGGGGACCAgggttgggtggggggggggcgctcCTGCGCCGCCCGGGAGCTCCGGGGCTGCGGGCAAGGACGCGCCAACGGCGCACCCGGGCGCAGGCTGCGAAtgcctggagacccaggtttctcGCACCCCACGTTGGCCTAGGTTCCTGAGACAGGGTCTCGGCGTCCAAGGGCGCAGGCAGGGGTCCGGGTTCCTTTTCGGAAGAGCCCTGAAGGTTGGAGTGGGAATCTCATGACCACCGAGGGGGTAATGGATTGCCTGCCACGCTGTCCCTGGAAGCCCCGCGCCGGCGCATCTCCGTGGAAGCACCCAGGCCGGCGCAAAGGGGCTCCTCGGCGGGCACTGAGCACGGCCGGCCTGGGGTTCCATGCTCTGAGGACGAAGCATCGGGCGGAGGCCGGCTCGGCAGCCGGCCCGAGGGCGGTAGTGGCTGGACAGAGCCTGGGGAGCCGGCTCAGTTGCGCCGGGGTTGGGGGGCGGTAGAGGGCGGGGGGAGTAGAGCGCGCTTGGGTTCCCCGGGGGCTGGCTCCCGCCGAGGCCGTCCTGAACCCCAGGCCTGGGATCGCCGCGAAGGCAGGCACAGGCCGCGCGGCACTTCTCACCTGCCTTCATGTCCACGCAGCCGCCCCCTCGGATCCGCGCGGCCCCACCTTTCGGGGACTTCAAACGCGCCCCGCCACCCAGCGCCGGACTTTTCATCTCCCCGCACAGGGGGGGCATTGTTTGCGGGGACTTCACAGAGATGCTAATCCGTCGGTCGCAGAGCCAGTGGCCCAGGGAGGCGGGCAGAGGGCACCGAGGGGTGAGAAGGTGCGCCAGCCTGGGTTGGGAGCCGCCGGACGGGCACCCCTCCCGGAATGCCGGGGTCAGCCGCTGTCCGCCTCCCGTCCTATCCCCACCCTCCCGCCTTGTCCTGGCAGCGGCGGACACACAGTGACAGGCCTGGGCCGGCCGCAGCCAGCGTCCAGTTGATGCTCAAGAGGGAAGCAACCGATGGCCAGCGTGCCCTCCGCTTCCAGCGCTCCGGGGGAAAGTGTGTCCAGGGAGACCCAGTCCAGGGACTCCGGACTGGAGTCTCTGGGGCCTTCCAGGCCTCCCAAACCGGGGCCTCAGCTGCCACCCCTCGAGGGCCCCGACCCCCTGCAGGGGTGTTGTCTTTTAAAGGGGACGAGGTTTATCTAGAGTTCATCCATTTAACCCTTTGGAAACCACATTGCAGGGAGTAAGGGAGTGTTTGGATCAACCACCAACCACATCAAGGGCGCTGctccaacttcagcttctacaGGGATGGAAGGAAAAGCGGGGATGCTCCCAGGCAGAACTCGTCTCTCCTTTTCTGCAGGGATATTTGCAAAGCAGGGCTGCGTTTCCTCCGCTTGCCGCCCCCTTCGATTAAGGAACTGTGACCCAGAAAGGCTGTCACAGGACAGGGCAGGGCACTGGCTGTAAACAGAGGGGAGGGATGTTGGCTTAATGGGGAGGGAGACTCAGCACAGCCTCTGCCCCTCCCAGTGAATCCCTCCGTGGATTTCCGGGGTAGGGGGAGAGGTCATTGTAAAAAGTCTGCTTATCAATAAACTCATCTTGGAACCTCAAGGGTAGGTACCTCTGTAACTGACCCACCCAGCTCCGCTGAGGTTTTCCCAAAGGACAGCTCTGACTCTCCAAGGTCCGTCTTATATGACAGAGGTTTCCCACAGGAGGACAGGAGAGGGTGTGGGCTGATGGGGGTGTGGAGAGCTGTTTGATTAAGATCAACCGTTAAATGCAGATAACGCAGTAGATGCAGAAGCCCTCTGAAAAGGTAAGCAGGAACACCTCACTGGCAGCAGGGCACCTGACTCACAGGGCCAGGAAGTAAGAGGGCTTAGCCCCCGCATCGCTGGAGGAGAAGCCCAGTGTGGATCCTGGACTCGCAAGGGAGAGAGGGACTTGGAAGCCACCAAGAACCAGCGCCCATGAGGATGGCAGTCCGTGGAGGCGGGCCACAGGactcaaccccacccccaccccgccccacccccacccctcagacTCTGAACCCTCACTTTCCTGGGCTCCTTTGCTCATCGACCTGAGGGTGGTGTAAGTCATGGGCCCCAAGAGGGCGGGCCAGTTTCCTGGTCATCTGCGTTTGTCAGGCTGGGACACGCCTGCACTGTTTCCTggttcaaacacacacacacacacacacacacacacacacacacacactgtcctcatgatgcacatacacacatacacacacaagcctACACTATTTCCTGGTTCAAACACACACAccgacacacacatatacacactgtccTCatcgcgtgcacacacacacacacacacacacacacgcacacacactgtcCTCAGCCCAGTGCCTGAGAAGGCTGGAGTGGGACTGGAAGGAGGCAATCCTTGTTTGCAGGTCTCTAAACAAACCTCTACAACCTGCCACCTCACATGCCCCCAGTATGCAACCCCTTCTTGGTGGGGATCAAAGAGACAACTGCAAATGCTGATCTCCCGGCCTCTGAAACAGAAGCATCTCTTTGAGTTTCCTCCATTGAtcatctgaaagacagagtgctCAATTTGCATAAGTTTGCTATCAGCAATTATATTTTCCTTCGGGGTGCAGTCTGCAGTCGCCAAACTTTATAGTGAGAAGGAACCAAGAGGCAGGGTAGAGAGCAGACCCGCTCCCCCCACCTGCGTGCCCATGCCCACGCCagcctgtgttttcatttcaggAGAACACCagacaggaagaggaggggaagaggagaatgCTTCTTTGAGACCCGGTGGGAAAAACCCAGGAAACTTCAGAAGGCTGTCCCCCTCACTTCCCTAGGAGACATTTCTGCGTTTTGCAGgaaatgaaagtatttttcatGGGGTGTGTTGCTCCTTGCATACGTAGGTTTGTTGAAAGAGCGTTTTGTTTTTGAACGATGAACAGGGTGTTAAAGACAGGCTGTTCATACCTTACTATGTTGTATTTATCCTGCACACACCACCCCCTCGGGGGTAATTTATTCTTGTAGCTCCTTCACACCCAGTTACTGAGCGGGGCCATGCTGAGGCTACTGTCCCTTGCAGGGGACTCGAAGGTTGCTTCTGGGCGCTTCCGTCGGTGTCCCTTGCCTGTTCCGATCAGGCCACAGGGGAGCAGCCATGGAGGACAGTCACAGACCCCATAGCCCGGCAGAGGTGAAGGCTGGGCGGATGGGCCCCCTTCCAGCCATCTGCCCCTTAACTCTCCTCCTGGACACTTGGGGCTACCTTATCTCTTGGTTGTTATAATTTTCCCTGTCCTCAAGTTTCTCTCCCACCCACTTAAACTGCAaccaaaatgaaacaagaaaaacccagaaaactTAAGAGATGGGAGACTTCTTAACGTTCTTTCTAACCCCCAAGCCCTTGAAATTCAATGCGTTCAGCATATTGTAAGTTGTTTGGAAATTTATGCTTTAACATGTAAAGAAGTGAGTAATTTATTGTGGAAGCAAATTTTGCATtgacaatttaattttaataacctAATAAGGTTATTT
Coding sequences within:
- the GBX2 gene encoding homeobox protein GBX-2, whose product is MSAAFPPSLMMMQRPLGSSTAFSIDSLIGSPPQPSPGHFVYTGYPMFMPYRPVVLPPPPPPPPALPQAALQPALPPAHPHHQIPSLPTGFCSSLAQGMALTSTLMATLPGGFSASPQHQEAAAARKFAPQQLPGGGSNFDKPEALQADAEDGKGFLAKEGSMLAFSAAEAVQASLVGAVRGQGKDESKVEDDPKGKEESFSLESDLDYSSDDNLTGQAAHKEEDPGHALEETPPSGGAAGSTTSTGKNRRRRTAFTSEQLLELEKEFHCKKYLSLTERSQIAHALKLSEVQVKIWFQNRRAKWKRVKAGNANSKTGEPSRNPKIVVPIPVHVSRFAIRSQHQQLEQARP